ACGCCTTGCCCGCCGGCCTGACCCGCGCCGAGCTGATGGAAAAAATCAAAGGCCACGTGCTGCGTAACAGCAGTGCGGTACGTCGCTATCACCGCTGAGGTTTTGCCGCTTGGGAACGGCTGACCTCAGCGGCCCATCCGCCATTTGGCATTAGCCCGCGAAAACGCGCACTATCGAGCGCATAGCCAATGCGCTGGAGGAAACCGTGGCAGCAAAAATCGACCGCATCGCCCAACTTCTCAGCTGCCCGCAAAAGGGTGAGGAGATGCGCCGAGCGATTACTGAAGCACGTAAGGAGTTTCTGCTGAATCAGCCGGAAGAAGACCTGGTTCAGGAAGACGAGGTTTTTGACGAGGTCGAGGAGGAGGGGGATGACGACGAGTATGATGAGTTTGACTGGACGACGGAGTGAGTTGATCCAGCGTCGTCATCAGCGCCCACAAAAAAGCCCCGGACCATTACAGTCCGGGGCTTTCTCGTTTAAATCAATGGCGCACCAGGCGGGATTCGAACCCACGACCCCTGCCTTCGGAGGGCAGTACTCTATCCAGCTGAGCTACTGGTGCAGCGGGCGACATCATACCTAGGTCGGCTCGGGGCGTCCATGCCGGGTTTGGGCGGGTTTTGTCAGTGTGCGTGTCGGCGCAAAATCGCTGCATTCCTTAAAGCGGTAACGTCCTGCAAAACCCTCGCTTGGCGCTTTGCCGGGGTTGATCTATGGTTTTTCTGCGGCAAGGGCTTTTGATGCGTTGATCTGAAAAGCGGCATTTTTGTTCTTTTTTTCGAACGGCCTATTGTCCTTTAACCCCTTTGATCCTACGATCCGTTTGAGATTTCAAACGCTCGTTGACGGGGTGTTGATGCGCCGGTGGTTCTAATCGTCCACTGTTGATGCGCCACAACCGGTCACTGATTTCCCTGACGGCAGCCTTGCGAGGCGCCTTTCTACAATCATAATTTGCTCCGCGCAGGCCGCGGTGCTGTTAAGGAAAGCCGACATGCAGCTTAAAGACACCCAGTTGTTCCGCCAGCAAGCCTTCATTGATGGCGCTTGGGTCGATGCGGACAACGGTCAGACGATCAAGGTCAATAACCCGGCCACCGGCGAAATCCTCGGCACCGTGCCGAAGATGGGCGCTGCCGAAACCCGCCGTGCCATTGAAGCGGCAGACAAGGCGCTGCCGGCCTGGCGGGCACTGACCGCCAAAGAGCGTGCCGGCAAACTGCGTCGCTGGTTCGAACTGATGATCGAAAATCAGGACGACCTCGCGCGCCTGATGACCCTCGAGCAGGGCAAGCCACTGGCCGAAGCCAAGGGCGAAATTGTTTACGCCGCATCGTTCATCGAGTGGTTCGCTGAAGAGGCCAAGCGCATCTACGGCGACGTGATTCCGGGTCACCAGCCAGACAAGCGTCTGATCGTGATCAAGCAGCCCATCGGTGTGACCGCTGCCATTACGCCGTGGAACTTCCCGGCGGCGATGATCACCCGCAAGGCCGGTCCAGCGCTGGCTGCCGGTTGCACCATGGTGCTCAAGCCTGCTTCGCAAACGCCTTTCTCCGCATTCGCCCTGGCCGAACTGGCTCAGCGCGCGGGCATTCCGGCTGGCGTGTTCAGCGTGGTGTCCGGCAGCGCCGGCGACATCGGCAGCGAGCTGACCAGCAACCCGATCGTGCGCAAACTGTCCTTCACCGGTTCGACCGAAATCGGTCGCCAGTTAATGGCTGAATGCGCCAAAGACATCAAGAAAGTCTCGCTGGAACTGGGCGGCAACGCGCCATTCATCGTGTTCGACGATGCGGATCTGGATAAGGCCGTCGAAGGCGCGATCATTTCCAAGTACCGCAACAACGGCCAGACCTGCGTCTGCGCCAACCGTCTGTACATTCAGGATGCGGTCTACGACGCATTCGCCGAGAAGCTGAAAGTGGCTGTGGCCAAGCTGAAGATCGGTAACGGTCTTGAAGACGGCACCACCACCGGCCCGCTGATCGACGAAAAAGCCGTAGCCAAGGTTCAGGAACATATCGCTGATGCGGTGAGCAAAGGCGCAACCGTGCTGGCCGGTGGCAAGGCGATGGAAGGCAATTTCTTCGAGCCGACCATCCTCACCAACGTGCCGAAAAACGCCGCAGTTGCCAAGGAAGAAACCTTCGGACCGCTGGCGCCGCTGTTCCGCTTCAAAGACGAAGCCGAAGTGATCGCGATGTCCAACGACACCGAGTTCGGTCTGGCGTCGTACTTCTACGCGCGTGACCTTGGCCGTGTGTTCCGCGTGGCGGAAGCGCTGGAATACGGCATGGTCGGCGTCAACACCGGGCTGATCTCCAACGAAGTCGCGCCATTCGGCGGCATCAAGGCCTCGGGCCTGGGCCGTGAAGGCTCCAAGTACGGCATCGAAGATTACCTGGAAATCAAATACCTCTGCCTGGGCATCTAAGTTCGGACAAGGATCGCTGCAAACGCAAAGGGCACGAGAGCGCTGTCCCTTTGCGTCGTTTCAGAACCGGAATTTTCTCTGCGGCCGGGAACGCCGTGGCAGTCGATCATCGCATGCTGCCACCGCCGATTCCTCCCGCTTCATCCTTGAACTGCGCCGCCCGATGAGCGGCGAATGAGGACTGTAATGAGCAAGACTAACGCTGAACTGATGGCCCGTCGCACCGCAGCTGTTCCACGTGGCGTCGGCCAGATTCACCCGATCTTCGCCGAATCGGCAAAGAACGCTACCGTGACTGACGTCGAAGGTCGTGAGTTCATCGACTTCGCTGGTGGTATCGCCGTACTCAACACTGGCCACGTACACCCGAAAATCATCGCCGCCGTGACCGAGCAGCTGAACAAGCTGACGCACACCTGCTTCCAGGTGCTGGCCTACGAGCCATACGTTGAACTGTGCGAAAAAATCAACGCCAAGGTGCCAGGTGATTTCGCCAAGAAAACCCTGCTGGTCACCACCGGTTCCGAAGCCGTCGAAAACGCCGTGAAGATCGCCCGTGCCGCCACTGGCCGCGCTGGAGTGATCGCGTTCACCGGCGCTTATCACGGCCGTACCATGATGACTCTGGGCCTGACCGGTAAAGTCGTTCCGTACTCCGCAGGCATGGGCCTGATGCCAGGCGGCATCTTCCGCGCGCTGTACCCGAACGAGCTGCATGGCGTGAGCATCGACGATTCGATCGCTTCCATCGAGCGCATCTTCAAGAACGATGCCGAGCCGAAAGACATCGCCGCGATCATCATCGAACCGGTTCAGGGCGAAGGCGGTTTCTACGTCGCTCCGAAGGAGTTCATGAAGCGTCTGCGCGCGCTGTGTGACCAGCACGGCATCCTGCTGATTGCTGACGAAGTGCAGACCGGCGCTGGCCGTACCGGTACGTTCTTCGCCATGGAGCAGATGGGCGTTGCTGCCGACCTGACCACGTTCGCCAAATCCATCGCTGGCGGCTTCCCGCTGGCCGGTGTCTGCGGCAAGGCCGAATACATGGACGCCATCGCTCCTGGCGGCCTGGGCGGCACCTATGCCGGCAGCCCGATCGCTTGCGCTGCGGCCCTGGCCGTAATGGAAGTGTTCGAGGAAGAACAACTGCTGGATCGCTGCAAAGCGGTTGGCGAGCGTCTGGTCACTGGCCTCAAGGCTATTCAGGCCAAGTATCCGGTGATTGGTGAAGTGCGTGCTCTGGGCGCAATGATCGCGGTCGAGCTGTTTGAAAACGGCGACAGCCACAAGCCGAACGCTGCAGCGGTAGCGTCCGTTGTCGCCAAAGCGCGCGACAAGGGTCTGATCCTGCTGTCCTGCGGCACCTACGGCAACGTTCTGCGCGTGCTGGTTCCGCTGACTTCGCCGGACGAGCAACTGGACAAAGGTCTGGCGATCATCGAAGAGTGCTTCTCCGAGCTCTGATCACCCAGTGTGACCTGATCGACAAAAAACCCGCTTCGGCGGGTTTTTTTATACCCCCTGAAACATATCGGATGCTTTGGCGCTGTATCGAATCGCCAGCATTGGCTAAGGTTCAGGCATTGCAAGGGAGAGCGCGCATGACTGCTGTTGAATTACCCGCCGCACCGCGAGTGCTGATTGCCGAGGCCGATCCGTGGTCGCGTGACCTGCTCAAACAGGTTCTGTTGAATGTGCGTTGCGATGCGCGACTGGACCTGTGTGCCGATGGCCAGCAAGCCCTGTCGATGCTTGGCGAGATTCCCTATGACCTGGCCATCGTCGATTGGGAGTTGCCCGGCGTCGATGGCTTGAACGTGTTGCGCAATGTGCGTCAGCGCAAACGTAATCCGCCGCTTCCGTTCATCCTGATGAGCAGCCGCAACGACAGCGCCAGTGTCCGTGAGGCCATACCGCTGGCGCCGACGGCGT
This window of the Pseudomonas fluorescens genome carries:
- the gabD gene encoding NADP-dependent succinate-semialdehyde dehydrogenase, with the protein product MQLKDTQLFRQQAFIDGAWVDADNGQTIKVNNPATGEILGTVPKMGAAETRRAIEAADKALPAWRALTAKERAGKLRRWFELMIENQDDLARLMTLEQGKPLAEAKGEIVYAASFIEWFAEEAKRIYGDVIPGHQPDKRLIVIKQPIGVTAAITPWNFPAAMITRKAGPALAAGCTMVLKPASQTPFSAFALAELAQRAGIPAGVFSVVSGSAGDIGSELTSNPIVRKLSFTGSTEIGRQLMAECAKDIKKVSLELGGNAPFIVFDDADLDKAVEGAIISKYRNNGQTCVCANRLYIQDAVYDAFAEKLKVAVAKLKIGNGLEDGTTTGPLIDEKAVAKVQEHIADAVSKGATVLAGGKAMEGNFFEPTILTNVPKNAAVAKEETFGPLAPLFRFKDEAEVIAMSNDTEFGLASYFYARDLGRVFRVAEALEYGMVGVNTGLISNEVAPFGGIKASGLGREGSKYGIEDYLEIKYLCLGI
- the gabT gene encoding 4-aminobutyrate--2-oxoglutarate transaminase produces the protein MSKTNAELMARRTAAVPRGVGQIHPIFAESAKNATVTDVEGREFIDFAGGIAVLNTGHVHPKIIAAVTEQLNKLTHTCFQVLAYEPYVELCEKINAKVPGDFAKKTLLVTTGSEAVENAVKIARAATGRAGVIAFTGAYHGRTMMTLGLTGKVVPYSAGMGLMPGGIFRALYPNELHGVSIDDSIASIERIFKNDAEPKDIAAIIIEPVQGEGGFYVAPKEFMKRLRALCDQHGILLIADEVQTGAGRTGTFFAMEQMGVAADLTTFAKSIAGGFPLAGVCGKAEYMDAIAPGGLGGTYAGSPIACAAALAVMEVFEEEQLLDRCKAVGERLVTGLKAIQAKYPVIGEVRALGAMIAVELFENGDSHKPNAAAVASVVAKARDKGLILLSCGTYGNVLRVLVPLTSPDEQLDKGLAIIEECFSEL